The Deinococcus fonticola sequence CGCGAAGAACGCCCCGGAGACCAGCAGGGTGTAGATGGCGGTGATGGTACCGGCCCGCACCACGTTTTCGGGAACGATGCGGCGTCCGAAGGCGATCAGGTCCGTGCGGCCGCTGATGAGGTTCCAGGCGCTGCCCATCAGGATGGCAAACGTACTGGTCTTGATGCCGCCCCCGGTGGAGCCGCTGTTCGCGCCGACGAACATCAGGGCCATGGTGAGAAACAGGCTGCCGCTGACCAGCGCCTCGGTGTTGAGGGGCGCAAACCCCCCCGAGCGCGGCGTCACGGACTGAAAGAAAGCCGCCAGGACTTTCCCGGCGGGTTGCAGTGGCCCCAGGGTGCCGGGGTTGGCCCACTCCAGCACTAGATACACCAGCGTGCCAGTCACCAGCAGGAAAGCCGTGGTGGCCAGGGTCAGTTTGCTGTAGATCAGCAGGCGGTTGCGGCGCGGGTTTTGCCAGTGGGTCAGCACGTTCAGCTGCACCAGGAAGCCCAGGCCGCCCAGGATGATCTGGAGGGCAATCACGCCGCTGACCAGCGGGTCTTGCACGTACTGGCTCATGCCGCCGGGCATCACCACGAATCCGGCGTTGTTGAAGGCACTGACCGAGTGAAAAAGCGCGTAGTACAGGCCGTCCCCCAGGCCGAACTGCGGAACGAAGCGCAGGGCCAGCAGCGCGGCGCCGGCCAGTTCGCCGACCAGCGTGTACAGCAGGATGATTCGCAGCAGCGACACGGCCCCGCCGACATTCAGGGCGCTGATCTGTTCGCGCAGCAGTTGCCGTTCGGTGAAGTTCACCTTGCGCCCGGCCAGCATGGCGACCAGCGTGCCGAAGGTCACGATGCCCAGGCCGCCGATCTGCGCCAGTACGATCACGATGATCTGTCCGAAGCGCGTGAAGCCATCCCCCAGATCCGAGACGGTCAGGCCGGTGATGCAGATGGCGCTGGTGGCGGTGAACAGCAGCTTCACGCTGTCCAGGCGGTTGACGCCGGTCTGCACGCCGGGCAGGTGCAGTGCCAGCGTGCCCAGCAGGATGCCCAGCAGGTACAGCGCGGCGATGATCTGCGGCGGCGTGAAGCGGGCCAGCACGGGGCGTCGGGCAGAGGTCACGCGCTCACCCGATCAGGATGTCCCGCTCGGCGGGGTAACGCACGAGGTCTTTGCCCCCAGGGCGGCTGAATGCCACCGCGAAGGTCAGCGGCCCGATGCGCCCCAGGTACATCAGCAGGATCAGGATCACGTGCTGATCGGGGTGCAGGCTGGGCGTCAGGTTCATGCTGAGGCCCACCGTGGCGAAGGCGCTGACGGCCTCGAAGGCCAGTTGCACGAATTTCGTCTCGCCGTTCTTGTTGAAGATCAGCAGCAGCAGGAACATGCCCAGCACCAGGCCCATGCTGAGTAAGCCCACGGTCATGGCCCGCAGGGTGGTTTCGGTGTCGATGCGCCGCTCGAAAAGGGTGTTGTCGCGCCGCCCGCGCACCATGTTGAAGGCCGAAGCGATCATGACGTAGAAGGTGCTGGTCTTGATGCCGCCCCCGGTGCTGCCGGGGTTCGCGCCGATGAACATCAGCAGCAGCGTGACGAAAATGGTGGGGTAGGTGATGGCCCCGTAATCGATGGTGTTGAATCCGGCAGTGCGGGTGGTGACTGACTGGAAGAAACTGGCCAGGAGTTTGCCACCCAGCCCCAGTTTGCCCAGGGTCTGGGGGTTGTTCCACTCGAAGATCAGGTAGGCCAGCATGCCGATCAGCAGCAGCGCCAGCATCATGGTCAGCACCAGTTTGCTGTGAACCATCAGGCGGTAACGGCGGGGGTGCAGCAGGTGCGCCACGACGTTCATCTGCACCAGAAAGCCGGTGCCGCCCAGGATGATCAGGAAGCCGATCACCAGGCTCACCAGGGGGTCGGTTACGAAGCCCATCAGGTTATCGCTGTACAGCGCGAAGCCCGCGTTGTTGAAGGCGCTGATGGAGTGAAAGACGGCGTAGAACAACCCCATGCTCCAGCCGTGCATGGGCACGAACTTGAACGCCAGCACGGCGGCCCCGACCAGTTCTATGGCGAAGGTGTACAGGAAGATGTTGCGAATCAGCCGCGTGACATCCCCGGCGTTCAGGGCACTGACCTGCTGCGCCACCCGGATGCGTTCCGAGTAGGCCACGCGCCGCCGCATCACCAGGGCGAACGACGTGCCGAAGGTGATGATCCCCAGCCCCCCCACCTGGATCAGCAGCATGATGATCACCTGCCCCAGCCGGTTGAAGTCCTTGCTGGGGTCGATGACGTTCAGGCCCGTGACGCACAGGGCACTGGTGGCGGTGAACAGCGCCTGAAGGAAATTCACCGGGCGCAGCGTGCCGTCCGGGTTGAGGCCGTGCGTCACGGGCAGGCTGAGCAGCGTGCCGCCGATCAGAATGGCGACCGCGAAGGACAGCGCG is a genomic window containing:
- a CDS encoding TrkH family potassium uptake protein, whose product is MTSARRPVLARFTPPQIIAALYLLGILLGTLALHLPGVQTGVNRLDSVKLLFTATSAICITGLTVSDLGDGFTRFGQIIVIVLAQIGGLGIVTFGTLVAMLAGRKVNFTERQLLREQISALNVGGAVSLLRIILLYTLVGELAGAALLALRFVPQFGLGDGLYYALFHSVSAFNNAGFVVMPGGMSQYVQDPLVSGVIALQIILGGLGFLVQLNVLTHWQNPRRNRLLIYSKLTLATTAFLLVTGTLVYLVLEWANPGTLGPLQPAGKVLAAFFQSVTPRSGGFAPLNTEALVSGSLFLTMALMFVGANSGSTGGGIKTSTFAILMGSAWNLISGRTDLIAFGRRIVPENVVRAGTITAIYTLLVSGAFFALLVTNPRLDFTHLLFETISAAATVGLSMNTTPQINDPGLLILTVLMYLGRIGPVTFAVAINARRTNKSLIDYPPERDILVG
- a CDS encoding TrkH family potassium uptake protein, yielding MPAAPPSPPTEPLRRKSFLARLSPPQLIALSFAVAILIGGTLLSLPVTHGLNPDGTLRPVNFLQALFTATSALCVTGLNVIDPSKDFNRLGQVIIMLLIQVGGLGIITFGTSFALVMRRRVAYSERIRVAQQVSALNAGDVTRLIRNIFLYTFAIELVGAAVLAFKFVPMHGWSMGLFYAVFHSISAFNNAGFALYSDNLMGFVTDPLVSLVIGFLIILGGTGFLVQMNVVAHLLHPRRYRLMVHSKLVLTMMLALLLIGMLAYLIFEWNNPQTLGKLGLGGKLLASFFQSVTTRTAGFNTIDYGAITYPTIFVTLLLMFIGANPGSTGGGIKTSTFYVMIASAFNMVRGRRDNTLFERRIDTETTLRAMTVGLLSMGLVLGMFLLLLIFNKNGETKFVQLAFEAVSAFATVGLSMNLTPSLHPDQHVILILLMYLGRIGPLTFAVAFSRPGGKDLVRYPAERDILIG